The segment CCGGTAAACACAGACAAAAGTCATAGGATGCCAAGCCATGAGAAATCTTTAATGCGTGTAACCTACATCAAAATCCACAGGTGCTACATCTGGCAATATTATCCTTGAAGGCCATGTCATTTACACACCTTGGAAGCATCCAAATCGTGGGCTGAACCGGTAGCCCAGGATGCAACCTATCAATTtgctaagaaccagtgacatcactgaggcagtgcCTGAGTAATATTCATGAGGCTTATATATGTGATGTATTGGATCCTATGAAGTTGacaggctacattctcatgaatattatttatccaacaaaatggctgtctccactATGTGGAGATGACAGGCCccctttaaatattaatattaactataGTGTTGTATAgtgattatgtaaaatgattaaaatgtattgaaaaaaggACAGTATGACTGGTGAGCTAAAAGTGTAACTAATCAACCTCTTTAATGTATACCCCAGCTAATGTGTTTTACAACTGAACATGCTGATGTAGGAatgcacatatatttttattccaGATGAAATAATGTACCATCACTGAATAAAAGTGAGATTCCCTCTAGGGATGGTCAATCGTTGGCACTTTACCATTTCCCAACTAGTTAGGTGCTAAACTTGACCATACCTGTTCTAACATCTTTAAAATGCACCTGTCCCTTGCATACAGTGGCATCTGCCATTTTGGGGGAATGGATTAGTATGCAGCCTATGAAAATGCAGCGTAGCAATTCATTGGATAacagtgcctcatgaatattagtcagagctcatgaatattagtcagagctcatgaatattagtcagggctcatgaatattagtcaagAAGTGTCTCGGTGATGGCACTACGTCCTAGTGAATTTATAAGCTACTTCTACATGAacattggttcaaactgctgcaTCTAAGGCATGACGACAACAAGTACACTTTAACAGCATTATTGGCTGTCCTACAATTAGCAGAGCTACTACCTAGTTAACCTCTTGTTAGTAAATGGGCTAATAAGTCTGAGGTGCAGATAAATCAGTGTCAATTGATAGATTTATCAGTCACATATTACCACGTATCAGAGTTTCACAATCAAACATGCTATACTCAATAATGTCTAGGTAGTGTTCATACTGGTCAATGCCAAAACAAGCGTGCAACATGCTGTGCCATCAGCAATGCAGTGCTATGGATCAACAGTACATTTTAATCCATAGTTTGCACATAAGTGCGTAATAGTTTTGAAATAGGAAAAAATGGATAAAATGCATATTCTGTAGAGCCACACAGtacaaaaaaaagttgtccatTAAAGCGTTGCAGTATTACAAATTTTCTATAACATTATTCTATCAGCTCTTTAAAGCCGCGCTACCACCTAGTAAAATATTTCCTAATCTGCTGCTCCCCGCATAGCCCCAGGTAAAACGGCAGCGTGTAGCAGCTATCGAAGGTCCATCTAGGATACGGGGCCACCTTAGAGAACTGTTTTCGTATATTACGTAGTGCGGGCTTAATGCTAGTGTGCAGACTTCAGGACATAAACATGCATTTGTACAGCAGGTGCTGCTACTTTTAGGAAAGCAAATGAAGGTTTAGTGGCTTTTTAAACAATAGTTAAGTAAGATCTggcccaggcgcgggctgacaacatgcagcccggggggcgcacaggcggccacatgacatgacacgcgatgcggccgtgtcattgatGACGGCTGCCTGTGCGGCCCGAACAGCGGTCACTCTGAGGGGCCTGGGGAACCGATGCCCCCcagccccccggcccagcctgccccttccttccttccttttaaCATTTAATTACAGCAATGTGACCAGACCAAAGTTTCATTCTGGAGCAAATTCTTTGATCTACTCAAATTTAAAACGAACCTTTATCATTTATGTGCCCTATTCTTCCCAGGCTAAAATGGGTATTTGGTTGATTTGGAATAAGAATAAAATTGTGAAAAGAGAAAGATTTGTTTTAATCATAGAAAAAAATGCGTTCAAAAATATTCAGTGCTGCATGTAATATAACCTTGCTTAAAAGTCCATATGGCTATTTCAATTGGGTGAGGTGGTAGCACATAAGCTACATATAGTCAACAGTCTATAtaagtatgtactaaataaattggtTATTTATGGGTGCGACTAACTGAAAATATATGATACAATGTGATTCCCTTTTCCCCTACATACAGCCCGTGAATGACTGTACAGCAACATTACATATTCTTGTGAGTGTAAGTGAATGGCTTTAATTTTAAGTAACACCATCTACACAattcagaggagggaaaaaagtaatacttttcctaaaacgaaaagcattgttttttttcaagTTCAATGTAAATTAATCTATTCATTCTATGGAAGCCTTGTaggattcattaattcattctaTAGAAGCCAACATTGAATGATTTTCGAGTTCTATGAACCCTAGGCTACATCCGAAATCTCACTCCAGATCTTCCCTTCTACTTTAACACCAGTGGATGTCGTATTTAAAATATCACACCCCCTTCTTTCACtgctatacaaaaaaaaaaagaatatcccATAAAAAATAGTGCTtgactttttttactttttgcaaaaaaaaagtaatataatatatatattatacatatataaaaatcattgtaaTCTGTGGCATATGTGCAAAGCAGACAGCACTCCCacacaaattttttaaaaaaagcattctGCCTACTTCCCCTCCTTTCTTTCTTAGTTCTCAATGAGTAAAAGGTGCAAATACATTTGGAATATTGCACTCGACCCCTATAATACCAATAACTGCAATATATTGAGAAGCATAATGTTGCAGGACTTGGTAACACAAAGGGGGTCAAGAAAATAAAAACCTTAAAAACCCTAGATGCCCTTAGAAATCTTTCCAGGCAGAATAAAGGTGCAAATGATATTGGACATTGACATACAATACTGTAAGAAAATATAGAAGACataaaaaagtgtaaaagtgtGTAAAACAAGTTGTAAGAAACAGAGGGAAATTTTCTTTTTCCGCTCAGCTTTTCCCCTCTCCAtccttaaaataattatttggatGGAATTTTTACAATACTTCCACGGgggaaaaacattttgtttttccttAGTTGCACGATTAGGCCTTGCTGCGCccgatttaattttttttttttgcatatttgtgtgtgtgtatacacaaatACATTATTGTCTTTGCATACAAgttcacatatacacacatatagtgTAGTTtgaaatgcagtaaaaaaaaaaaaaaaaaaaggaacatagAAAGTGACACGAAAATTCCACAGAAAAATTTCCCACCAAAAACAATGTTGTTCCTGGATTGGCGTCTCTTCATTTTGCTAATTTTACTCTGCCTTGAGTTGTTACGTGAAGCTGTATCGGCTCCACTTCTGTCGCTCGGCTTGTTCTTCCTCCCGTTCAGAGATAACAGAAGAAAGACAAACAGAATCTAGAAACAGAAATTGAAGGCAATGGAATGCTGCTTAGAAATGGTTCCCGGCTCAATTGTGGATGGTCTCCAAGCCTTGATGAACAGGGCGAGGTTGCTTCACGGGTAAAGTAGTTAGTGGCCGATGTGATAGGACCTGCTGAGATTCTTCAACTTGCTGCACCTGCCACCGATAATGGCGAGCACGAACAATGGCAGGGACCCCTCTTCTCAGGCGCTGAGTGGTCTTTTTTTGCCAAATGTCATATTTGGAGAACTTTGTGTGAGAATGCTTGTGATACATGTCCTACGGGAAAGAGAAGGCATAATCATTATCAGACTTTGGTCTACACGTACATTTCGTAGTGACTTAACTGTCCTGTagtaaaagctattcaattgatGAAATAGCCAGACAATTATAGTAGTCAAAGAGAATACAAATGTACAGCAATAAAGGATATTAGGCAGGTGCTCTCAATGTCTACACAGACTGGAGTTCACCATGTTGTGGGCTGCTTAATCTATATTAAGGAGAATGCAGCTGATCAGGCACTGAAGCAAGAGACGCAATCAGCGGTATTAGAAAATCAGTTCTATCACCAGATCTAAATAAATAGATCCCTTCAACAAACATCAGAGTAGttaaatgtacaaaatatatattaagaaCGGAAAAAAGCTATCTTAAGCGAGAAGTcaatttgggttttttttctcaaATCTCCTCTTGAGCAGAAATTCTGAACCGCATTAGCCGACAATGTGGCGCAGCTGGACATCACGGTGGTGTCCGGTGGTCATATCGCCAGCAACTGAATCCCCCCCTTggaattttatttctttgttgagatacattttcttttttatttgacaGTCAGAAGATCTAGAAACAATGCAAGGTTAACAAAGCTTTGGCATAACTCTCCATGCCCTCATCCTTTGCAAAATCTCAATTTAAGTACTGACATTTTACTGTTGACTCAGCAGATCTCTTAAACAGATTGAGAACAACCTCCTGAACATGACACCTTCCCACTCACCTTATTCAGAGGTGGCATTGCTGTGGCAGGCACTGTGGAAAGGTCTCTCTCGTTCTTGACTGGCTTTGCACAGTACGTCTCCAATAATTCTAAGTCACAACTACGGAAGCAACATTCCTCCACGATCCCTCTGCTATATCTGCGATTGGAGCGCCCAGTATTCTTTTCTAGAAGAAACCAAAACATTTCTGTTAATATTTCCTAAAGATATTCTAACATACACTTGGTTACTTATACTTCCTCCCTCCGGTAGAGCCTGGAGAGGAGGTGAATTGCAAGCGCGGAAccgcaatttgcatcattttggcccgatCCAGCATACTTTACAATTAAGCGGGCAGGACGCGGGAGAATTGGCTGCTCTCTTGGtggtccaggagacctacctggaatttgggagtctcccggacattccgggagagtgggcaagtatgttttaacattaaataccATCAAAAAAACAGTCTGACCTGATTTTCTTTGCATCTTTTATTTGTAGACTATATTTGTCTTTAGTACAAACCAGAGGCATTGTACCTTCCTGTTTACATACACATCCATAACCCTTTCAGAATGCTACCATGGGAATGGATATTACGTTGTGACGGGGTCAGCCTGCTACACCACTTTGCCGGGATACCAAGTGTTAAACTGTGCCCATTTTATGGGACAGAGGTGGTTCCCAGCATAGTGTGTTGCATATCAGACAATAAAAGCAGAAACTCTGTGCTACACAATGCATGAAAGGTTCTTTGATCATTATAcaccagtgtaaaaaaaaaagaattaggcTGTTGTTGTGAGCATGAAAAGAATACTTTATACTAAGCAGCCTATCTTCTTACACTGTAGAGACAGAAAGGACAGATTTTAAGTTTTTGCCACCCTAGGCTGCTTTCCCACTGCTCCACCCGAGATAAATGTTCTCAATCTCtacaatgcatatatataatatctaaaatAAGATATAAGCATAAAAATACTGAATTATAAACTACCAGTGAAAACTTAAAGGGGCAGCCTGCCATTCCGGGCAAAGCCTGTGCCCCTAGGCCTGGGCCTATATGTCCTTTACACAACTCTGGgcctacattttatatattttagctCTATAATGGGATATTACTAATACAGTAAATATTTGTACTTCCTGTGGTAAATTTAACcaactgcgagtttctggcgggactgaaaagtggagatgttgcctatagcaaccaatcagattctagctgtcattttgtagaaagcactacacaaatgataactggaatctgattggttgctaaaggcaacatctacacttttccaacccactggaaactcgcagcttgataaatttacctccagtCATTCTGATGAAAAACAGTCACATATTCTTTCCCTTCAGGCTTTTGTCAGGCTTCTCCTGAAGGGCCTCCATTCACCTCCCACAGCTACTTATTACCATGGTTAGTGACTGTCCATCCCTGCTGAACCCATGTTCTACCAAAACCATTGCTGAATAATGCATTTAATATGGTCTGATCCAGCTGTAGGCCTAAATGCGGGAATGCCAGGAGCCGAATCACAGAGAGGCCTGTCATTGCTGTCAGCAGATGACAGGGCACAGAGTTCAACAGCAATCGTTCGGCAAATTGGTGTGTGGACatacatagaaaaaaacaacttgTTCGGTTGCCGTATACATCTTAACGTTGCGCCAATTTGCAAATATCGGCATTCGTATTGCTGCATATGTGGCCAGCACTAGACAAAAGTAGGAAGAGAATAGCatagtacacacacacagcagtactGCTAGTTAATCAGAGCCAGACTAACTTAGACATTGGCCACACAGACTGGAATGCCCTGGACTAGTAGAATGTTTCATCTCTTGCAAGAACAATATTCTTGGAAATGCGGCCTTTGTTCTCTCTCTAGTGCAAAGTAAATATCCATTTTTTATTGGCAATAGTCAAATACAAGATAACATATCGCAGTAATAGGGCCACCAATAGCATTAGAGGGCTGCGTCTGACTGGTGGGCCACCGATCAGACAGCTgaccttttataaataaaaatgatttcatgCAAATTACAGTAGGTGACTTGGCACTCTGATGAAAGTATCTGCATAGGTGTTCTAACTTTATGTAATGTTGTAGTTTTAGCTCCTCAGGACACCTATCCTCCTACTCCTAGCCTGAAGATTTCAGATAAATATTCATGTCCCTCAGCTCAAATACCAGCAGAGTAAGCCATGTAAACAAGAGGCTTGGATTTCACTCTTGGATAGGGGGGTGTCACACTAAGCTCAGTCAGCTCTTTTCCATCAACTCTGCTTTAGTATGTTAACCCTTTTATGATCTATACGTCAATTATATCATTGGACTTACAATTCAATATTCAGTGAACACTGAGAGCAGTTTTAGTTTTCAAATTGACCTGTagttatggggcagcacggtggctcagtggttatcacttctgccttagagcactggggtcattagttcaactcccgaccatggccttatctgtgtggagtttgtatgttctccccatgtttgcgtgggattcctctgggTTCTCTAGTTTCctaacacactccaaaaacatactagtaggctaattcagactgtaagctccaacggggcagggactgatgtgagtgagttctctgtacagcgctgcggaagtagtggcgctatataaataaatgatgataataataataataatagttactatctaaatgtattttctatagaaccctaaataaataactgaacTAGTGATCATCGGATAAGCATCTTCTTATGTATGTAAATCAGATGCCTATCTTTGCAATCTTTCTGCGGTAATCGACCATTCCACTACATGCATTAATCCGCAGTATGGTTTAATTCTCTAACTTGCCTTATAAGTAAAATGTGCTTTGTTTGCAATGTTTCCCTTTAAAAATGTACCTCATATTTGTTGTACGGTCCAATCAATATGGATCTTTAGAATTAGAATATACACATATACCCCAATTTGATTTGTTGATTCTGTTTGTTAGTTTATCATCATTCtttgtccccccccccaccctcccacaGAATCTCCAAATGAACCGGTAGCTTTAGTGAACCACTGAAACCATGCTACTTCAGTTCTGATATGTTAACTTAATTTCCTGTATCCGTTGACGTCATTTCCTCTGCTAACGTCTAACCTAAGATCAATATAGTTTTACAAATGAATGAGACCAATTCttgacctttttctttataataaaaaatagtcCTCGTTACTGTGAGTCCAgaattagtcttttttttttaccatgggaataaaaaaagtgaaacATCCCTTTGATAAACCAAGCATAGTGTCTTTACTAAATCTGTACAGAGCTTAGACAAGACATGgtgtaaaataaacaatttatacaATGGATATCCCGTTAAGTATAAAGTCCTTTGCAATACGTGCTGGCAAGCACACAGTAAACAAAGGTATTTGTGAAATGTTAGAACGGCCACATACTAATATATTTTAATcgcatttattataaaatatagaaatgaaATGATGACAAACACGCATGTACAGGTTCAGTGATGAGGATATGGTGACAGAATTTCATATGTTTGGTACcattgggtctatttattaaatcaaGTGATAGGGTTGATTTTCTATTGCCGTGAAAACCATTTATCaccatcatttatcattaaacaTTTGCCAAGGCAGCTGAGGGATACTGGTCCaaaactctaaggggtaaatttatcaagttgtgggtttgaaaaagcggagatgttgccaaaagtagccaatcagattctagttatcatttatttagtacattctactaaatgacagctagaatccgattggttgccatagacaacacctccacttcttcaaaccagcagcttgataaatttacccctacgATTTAACTTACCATTGGCATATGTGTGACTGGATTAGCCAGTCCATGCATAtacagtggaactgaaaacccaGATTTGGAATTTCAATTTATCTAATTaacaaatgaataataaaaattaaaattgtaaaGAAAAGATTAAAACACTAAAAAACGTAAAAAAATAATGTCCTTTGAAATAAAagctttattataataataaaacatttttttatgcgTTTTGCAATCCTGAGATGCAATAATAGAAGGAGGATTGCAAAGTTACTTGTACTGCTGCTATCCTTGTTAAATAGTCTATCGCAGGCGAGTGTTCTATGCTATGTGctcttaaccactgagccattctCCAGGGCTAATCAAAGCTTATGATGTATCACATCGATGTTCAATCTTCATAAAGATATGCTGATATATTGAAAACCTGATTAAATACGTGGGCTACAGATGTTATGCATTATTACTTATTACATAAGGATTTCTTGACCATGTGGTTCACTGTTTACTTTATCAAAGTTACTTAAATTGATCTCTTACTTCTAAATAGTTAGTACTACTAAAGTTGTGGCGTTAGCACTAGCGACTTGGGATATATATCTTATTATGTGGGCAGTTACAAAGTGGGTAAAGTGGTTCTTATGTGCCATAAAATTATGTTTGATTAAgggatatatttatacattttggttgttttttttagcaaataaGATTTTAGTTTAGAATTTTCGTTGTGTTAACCATGCATATCTTTATTCTAAATCAGTTTTTCTCTATAATTACAAACTGCCAAAGGACAGACTGGGATAAGTATGTAATTATCAAACAAAAGTAAAATGCATTGATTTAAACTGCCTGTTAAGCTCCATCAAAGCAGTCTGACGCTTGgagaatattgtttattttattgctgtttttcAGGGTACTTTTTTCTGGGTGAAGTCATGTAAACATGCGTTTGGGGTTTGTACGGATGGTGCCATTGCTGTTTAAAGGGACCATATATCTCATGGATGAATTGAATTTATTTTCACTTAATATATATGTTGCCAAACACATATATCTATAAATGATAAAGGTCACAATCTCTGTGTATTCTATCTATAAATACACATAGAACAGAGCCACCGAGCTGCTGCATTGATGGGTATTCAATCCATATTGACATAGGATTTACTATTCAATAGCTTCATTAATATTGGCCAGATCTACCCTCCaaaagtccaaggggtatatttactaaactgcgggtttgaaaaagtggagatgttgcctatagcaaccaatcagattctagctattatttacttagtgcattcttcaaaataacagctagaatctgctaccgttaatacggtaatagatagctggatttcagctcgcggctcagggagctgcgagctgaaatccagcaagtaaattaccgcattaacgttttttccgcgcacgcccgcaagattttcggcgtttccaccgagaattgaatatgcccctaaatgctGTATAAGGGAAGCTATTCGCCCTTCATACACAAGGAAGGTAACAGTGGCATTGCTAGATACAGATTTATGTTCAATTTAGGCGTATACACCGAATCTCAATCACAGTGCCTCTGGTTATTCATAAAATGGATTTTTATCTTCATTATGATTAAACTGATTTATATAATCTGGCCCGACATAGTGTGACTCCAACACCTATAATAATATAAGAAACATACATATCTTCTATTATTAAGGTCaacttttatatcatgtgtgagGTGTACTTGCAACTACAAATTTGATTAGCATTGTTGTGTAACTGAGCCTAGGGTCTCTTGAGAATAGACCTACGCCCTGGGAAGGAATCAAAGCAATGGCTTCTAAATGAAATCTAATAGTATCTGATAACAGTTAGTAGAGTCATCTTACTTTATTATCTCATGTTATGTCAGGTAGATCCCAGCAAACTGGGGTGAGTGGTTTCACTAACCTGCATCTCTACCTTGGATGCTAAAACAGTATATAGCAGACACAACATGCCCTAGCAACAACATTTACATAAAGCATTTCTCATAGAATTTTCATCTTGTACTGGCCTAAGGTCACACAGGCACAGTAAAGACTGCGGGTCAGAGCCCTGAATTGTTAGTGAAGCAGAGTCACCCCTGGGACAGACTCTTATCGGGTGTGCTGCCTGGCATGACTTATTGTCACCCAAAGGGATGATGATCAAAGGGGGAGAAACGTGAGGACTAATAAATAGGCTTCAAAGTCATTTTTCTCTATAATGTCCAATTTTGTATGGATAAACTA is part of the Mixophyes fleayi isolate aMixFle1 chromosome 10, aMixFle1.hap1, whole genome shotgun sequence genome and harbors:
- the IGF2 gene encoding insulin-like growth factor 2 isoform X2, translated to MEQLRCRSRSAKAVPDQSRRSLQLPGMPLTRHVLLIVYTFIAYTAESSGAFILAETLCGGELVDTLQFVCGDRGFYFEKNTGRSNRRYSRGIVEECCFRSCDLELLETYCAKPVKNERDLSTVPATAMPPLNKDMYHKHSHTKFSKYDIWQKKTTQRLRRGVPAIVRARHYRWQVQQVEESQQVLSHRPLTTLPVKQPRPVHQGLETIHN
- the IGF2 gene encoding insulin-like growth factor 2 isoform X1, encoding MEQLRCRSRSAKAVPDQSRRSLQLPGMPLTRHVLLIVYTFIAYTAESSGAFILAETLCGGELVDTLQFVCGDRGFYFGKSNYKKNTGRSNRRYSRGIVEECCFRSCDLELLETYCAKPVKNERDLSTVPATAMPPLNKDMYHKHSHTKFSKYDIWQKKTTQRLRRGVPAIVRARHYRWQVQQVEESQQVLSHRPLTTLPVKQPRPVHQGLETIHN